One window of Anaerolineales bacterium genomic DNA carries:
- a CDS encoding YbhB/YbcL family Raf kinase inhibitor-like protein: protein MTLTSAAFSEGGTIPDSYTYNLRGQCTGGNFSPPLAWTGAPDGTQSFAILMSDPDGGNWLHWLQFNIPANASGLNEAIGGPDAGVKGMNDFGELGYGGPCPPSGTHRYIFTLYALDTTLSLAEGASRGQFESAIKGHVVGTTQLIGLRSRR, encoded by the coding sequence TTGACCCTGACCAGCGCCGCCTTTTCCGAAGGCGGGACGATCCCGGACAGTTACACCTACAACCTGCGCGGACAATGCACCGGCGGGAATTTTTCGCCTCCGCTTGCATGGACAGGTGCGCCCGACGGCACGCAGAGTTTTGCCATCCTCATGAGCGATCCCGATGGCGGGAACTGGCTGCATTGGCTGCAATTCAACATCCCGGCAAATGCAAGCGGACTAAACGAAGCCATCGGCGGACCGGATGCAGGCGTCAAAGGCATGAACGATTTCGGCGAACTTGGCTATGGCGGTCCCTGCCCGCCGAGCGGCACACACCGTTATATCTTTACATTGTATGCGTTAGATACGACCTTGTCCCTTGCAGAAGGTGCAAGCCGCGGGCAGTTTGAATCTGCGATCAAGGGACATGTAGTGGGCACAACTCAATTGATCGGACTGCGTTCCCGCAGGTAA